A genomic window from Litoreibacter janthinus includes:
- a CDS encoding TatD family hydrolase codes for MSTPQITDSHCHLDFPDFDGELPDIISRAHEAGVTRMVTICTRLRLEPQVRAIAEAHPSIYYAAGTHPMSAADEPLATIEELIKLAEHPKFVGIGETGLDYHYTAESKDIQQESLLVHIEAARQTKLPLIIHARAADDDMARILTDEHAKGAYSCVMHCFSSSKELALAALDLGFYLSMSGIAAFPKSQELRDIFAAAPLDRVLVETDSPYLAPPPYRGKRNEPGYTAHTAKVGAEVFGLDYAEFAAQTQANFERLFWKAA; via the coding sequence ATGAGCACGCCCCAGATTACCGACAGCCACTGCCATCTCGATTTCCCTGATTTCGACGGCGAGCTTCCAGACATCATCTCCCGCGCACATGAGGCCGGAGTGACGCGCATGGTCACCATCTGCACGCGTCTGCGGCTGGAACCCCAAGTCCGCGCCATCGCAGAAGCCCACCCGTCCATCTATTATGCCGCAGGCACCCATCCAATGAGCGCCGCGGACGAGCCTCTGGCGACGATAGAAGAGCTGATTAAGCTGGCCGAACATCCCAAGTTTGTGGGCATTGGCGAGACCGGTTTGGATTACCACTATACCGCTGAAAGCAAAGATATTCAGCAAGAAAGCCTGCTGGTGCACATCGAAGCCGCGCGGCAAACCAAGCTGCCGCTGATCATCCACGCCCGCGCTGCGGATGACGACATGGCCCGCATTCTGACCGACGAACATGCCAAGGGCGCGTATTCCTGCGTGATGCACTGCTTCTCTTCGTCGAAAGAGCTGGCATTGGCCGCGCTTGATCTGGGCTTCTACCTGTCCATGTCCGGCATTGCCGCCTTCCCAAAAAGCCAAGAGCTGCGCGACATCTTCGCCGCTGCACCGCTTGATCGCGTTCTTGTGGAAACAGACAGCCCCTACCTTGCCCCGCCGCCCTATCGCGGCAAGCGCAATGAGCCGGGTTATACGGCCCATACCGCCAAAGTCGGCGCGGAGGTCTTTGGCCTCGACTATGCCGAATTCGCCGCCCAAACGCAGGCCAATTTCGAACGCCTGTTCTGGAAAGCCGCATGA
- a CDS encoding Hint domain-containing protein has product MSRHQVYISPQSELSVSRRRALKPCFALGTHILTPLGDRLVQDLKVGDLVETLDHGAQPIRATGVRRFEALDDDAPIRFKAGTLNNEHDLCVTAGHRIRFAGWQADLLFGEWEVLVAARDFVNGVDVTRDIGGMVGYAYLGFDAHHIIFAERVPVESAQTDPKAAVSGPSKDKLAFPPLQDHEAQVLLRSYAKAKEPAKPIA; this is encoded by the coding sequence ATGTCTCGCCATCAGGTTTATATTTCGCCGCAGTCTGAACTTTCTGTTTCGCGCAGACGTGCGTTGAAGCCGTGTTTCGCACTTGGCACGCATATTCTGACGCCGCTGGGGGACCGTTTGGTGCAGGACCTCAAGGTCGGCGATCTGGTCGAGACGCTTGATCACGGCGCACAACCCATCCGCGCTACAGGTGTCCGCCGGTTCGAGGCGTTGGACGACGACGCCCCGATCCGGTTCAAAGCGGGCACACTGAACAATGAACACGATCTTTGTGTCACCGCAGGCCACCGTATCCGCTTTGCCGGATGGCAGGCCGATTTGCTGTTTGGTGAATGGGAGGTGCTGGTAGCGGCCCGCGATTTCGTCAACGGTGTCGACGTGACCCGCGATATTGGCGGTATGGTAGGCTATGCCTATCTGGGCTTTGACGCCCATCACATCATCTTTGCCGAACGCGTTCCGGTAGAAAGTGCGCAAACCGATCCGAAGGCGGCGGTCTCGGGACCGAGCAAGGACAAGCTCGCTTTCCCGCCGCTTCAAGATCACGAAGCGCAAGTGTTGCTGCGGTCTTATGCTAAGGCAAAAGAGCCAGCCAAACCCATAGCGTAA
- a CDS encoding DNA polymerase III subunit delta': MTDDALPQSDQIDGAPHPRETATLVGQHLAEENFLEAFNGDRLHHAWMITGPRGVGKATLAWKLAKFLLANPPVDDNDMFGAPPAPTTLDTDPNHPIAARMAAGSEPGLFVLKRPYDEDKKKFKQQITVDEVRKLKGFFSLSATEGGRRIVIVDAADDMNVSAANALLKVLEEPPADALLFLISHQPSRLLPTIRSRCRELRCVTLDADHMSAALVATGANVGPHSAALAELSGGSVGEALRMLNLGGLEVYADLVALAASFPKLDRTLMIMLGDKAAARGQEARYELMLRLADVLLARLARAGLGQSQSEAAPGELAMLARLSPDANAARAWASVSANISARAQHGRAVNLDPSALVIDMVLAMNEVAAKTAA; the protein is encoded by the coding sequence ATGACCGACGACGCCCTGCCGCAATCAGACCAGATCGACGGTGCCCCCCATCCACGGGAAACCGCGACACTGGTAGGCCAGCATTTGGCAGAGGAAAACTTTCTCGAAGCCTTCAATGGCGACCGGTTGCATCATGCTTGGATGATTACCGGCCCGCGCGGTGTGGGTAAGGCCACGCTGGCGTGGAAGCTCGCCAAATTTTTGCTGGCCAACCCGCCAGTCGATGACAACGACATGTTCGGTGCCCCGCCTGCCCCCACCACGCTGGACACGGACCCGAACCACCCCATCGCTGCCCGAATGGCCGCCGGAAGCGAGCCGGGGCTGTTCGTGCTCAAACGCCCCTATGACGAGGACAAGAAAAAGTTCAAACAGCAGATCACCGTGGATGAGGTTCGCAAGCTGAAGGGCTTCTTCTCGTTATCTGCCACTGAGGGCGGCCGACGCATCGTTATCGTCGATGCCGCTGACGACATGAACGTCTCCGCCGCAAACGCGCTGTTGAAAGTGTTGGAAGAGCCGCCGGCCGACGCGCTGTTGTTCCTGATCAGCCACCAGCCTTCGCGCTTGCTGCCCACGATCCGGTCGCGCTGCCGCGAATTGCGCTGCGTCACGTTGGATGCCGACCACATGTCAGCGGCACTGGTTGCCACCGGCGCGAATGTTGGCCCCCACAGCGCGGCGCTGGCAGAACTCTCCGGTGGATCCGTCGGAGAAGCGCTGCGGATGCTAAACCTTGGCGGGCTAGAGGTCTACGCGGACCTTGTCGCCCTCGCTGCCAGCTTCCCCAAGCTCGACCGCACCCTCATGATCATGCTTGGCGACAAAGCCGCCGCACGCGGTCAGGAAGCGCGCTACGAATTGATGCTGCGCCTTGCAGATGTATTGCTGGCCCGACTTGCGCGGGCGGGGCTGGGCCAATCCCAAAGCGAAGCCGCACCGGGCGAATTGGCGATGCTTGCCCGCCTGTCACCTGATGCGAACGCTGCGCGCGCATGGGCCTCCGTGTCGGCAAATATCTCCGCGCGGGCGCAACACGGGCGTGCGGTGAACCTTGACCCTTCCGCGCTGGTCATTGATATGGTTCTGGCAATGAACGAGGTGGCTGCGAAAACCGCGGCCTAA
- a CDS encoding AEC family transporter, translated as MGALLDVILPVFLVIGAGYVAVKRDLFSNEGADALMKFTQSFAIPCLLFRGISELELGAYFEPRLLTSYYVPAIAGFSLGTLGARLIFERPWEDSIAIGFCCLFSNAVLLGLPITERAYGPDSLSPNYAIIAVNAPICYGIGITAMEVVRNKGGGLWHTAKAVWRAITHNALIIGIALGFVVNITSLPLPGVLTDAIDLMIRAALPAAIFGLGGVLARYKLEGDTGPVIMICALMLVVQPGLTWLIAGAVGLTTGASRSVILTAAMAPGVNAYVFANMYGVAKRVAASAVLISTALSVLTLWVWLALLP; from the coding sequence ATGGGCGCGTTGCTCGACGTCATTCTTCCGGTTTTTCTGGTTATCGGTGCGGGGTACGTCGCCGTCAAACGTGATCTGTTTTCCAACGAGGGCGCGGATGCACTTATGAAGTTCACCCAGAGCTTTGCAATTCCCTGCCTTCTGTTTCGCGGCATCTCGGAACTGGAGCTAGGTGCCTATTTCGAGCCACGCCTGCTGACCTCATACTATGTTCCTGCAATTGCTGGCTTCAGCCTTGGCACCTTGGGCGCACGGCTGATCTTCGAGCGGCCTTGGGAGGACAGCATCGCAATCGGTTTTTGCTGCCTGTTCTCCAACGCGGTGCTGCTTGGTTTGCCGATCACAGAGCGCGCCTACGGCCCCGACTCTTTGTCACCCAACTACGCGATCATCGCAGTCAATGCGCCGATTTGCTACGGCATCGGCATCACCGCGATGGAAGTTGTGCGCAACAAGGGTGGCGGGTTGTGGCACACCGCAAAGGCGGTTTGGCGGGCGATCACCCATAACGCGCTCATCATCGGCATTGCGTTGGGCTTTGTGGTCAACATCACCTCCCTGCCCTTGCCCGGCGTGCTGACGGATGCGATTGATCTGATGATCCGCGCGGCGTTGCCTGCGGCGATCTTCGGACTGGGCGGCGTTCTCGCCCGTTACAAATTGGAGGGCGACACAGGCCCCGTTATCATGATCTGCGCACTGATGCTTGTGGTTCAACCCGGCCTGACATGGCTAATCGCGGGCGCGGTAGGCCTAACGACAGGTGCGTCGCGTTCGGTAATTCTGACAGCGGCGATGGCACCCGGCGTGAACGCATATGTCTTCGCCAACATGTATGGCGTCGCAAAACGGGTCGCGGCCTCGGCGGTGCTAATCTCGACCGCGCTGTCGGTTCTTACGCTATGGGTTTGGCTGGCTCTTTTGCCTTAG
- a CDS encoding MBL fold metallo-hydrolase: protein MKRRFTILGCGSSGGVPRLGGHWGDCDPMNPKNRRRRCSLLIEQIGPDGTTTVLIDTSPDLRSQLLDANVGRLDGVVYTHSHADHVHGIDDLRMIVFNMKERLKVWADGDTTDNLISRFGYAFVQPEGSPYPPILTLKSIKGLIEVKGPGGTIPLAPFKANHGTIDSLGFRIGGLAYLPDVADFYDETWAALQGLDCFIIDALRRTPHPSHSHLANTLAWIEKLSPKKAVITNMHIDLDYATLEAETPEHITPAYDGMTIEFDV from the coding sequence ATGAAGCGCCGGTTCACCATATTGGGCTGCGGCTCGTCCGGCGGGGTTCCGCGCCTTGGCGGACACTGGGGCGATTGTGATCCAATGAACCCGAAGAACCGCCGCCGCCGCTGCTCCCTTCTGATCGAACAGATCGGCCCTGACGGAACAACCACTGTGCTGATCGACACGTCTCCCGACCTGCGTTCACAGCTTCTGGACGCCAATGTTGGCCGCTTGGACGGGGTGGTTTACACCCATTCCCATGCCGACCATGTGCATGGCATCGATGACTTGCGAATGATCGTGTTCAACATGAAGGAACGGCTGAAGGTCTGGGCTGACGGTGACACAACCGACAATCTGATCTCGCGCTTTGGCTATGCTTTCGTGCAGCCTGAAGGCTCCCCCTACCCGCCGATCCTGACCCTGAAGTCGATTAAGGGGCTCATCGAAGTGAAAGGCCCCGGTGGAACCATCCCGCTGGCACCGTTCAAGGCCAATCACGGCACCATTGATTCTCTCGGCTTTCGCATTGGCGGGTTGGCTTACTTGCCCGACGTCGCAGATTTCTATGACGAGACATGGGCCGCATTACAGGGCCTGGACTGCTTTATCATCGACGCGCTGCGCCGCACGCCTCATCCAAGCCATTCGCATCTGGCCAACACGCTTGCTTGGATCGAAAAGCTTTCGCCGAAGAAGGCCGTGATCACCAACATGCATATCGACCTCGACTACGCGACACTGGAGGCCGAGACGCCGGAACACATCACACCTGCCTATGACGGAATGACGATCGAGTTCGACGTCTAG
- the tmk gene encoding dTMP kinase gives MTGLFLTFEGIDGSGKSTQSRLLAGHLEAAGNEVVLTREPGGSPGAEDIRRLLVEGEPGRWSAETEILLFTAARRDHLERLISPALEAGKIVICDRFADSTRVYQGATRGDLRATVDALHARMIGREPDLTLIIDMDPDIALERGLARGSGEDRFEDFGAEFQHKLRAGFLGLVQDFPDRTRVIDGTKGALDVAKEIASIVDAYLAAQS, from the coding sequence TTGACCGGGCTGTTTCTAACATTCGAGGGCATTGACGGCTCGGGCAAATCCACCCAGTCGCGGCTCTTGGCTGGCCATTTGGAGGCCGCAGGAAACGAGGTCGTGCTCACTCGCGAGCCGGGTGGCTCCCCCGGTGCGGAAGACATTCGCCGCCTCCTCGTCGAAGGTGAGCCAGGCCGCTGGTCCGCCGAAACCGAAATCCTGTTATTCACCGCCGCCCGCCGCGATCATCTGGAACGGCTGATCAGCCCAGCCCTAGAGGCTGGTAAAATCGTTATCTGCGACCGCTTCGCCGACAGCACCCGTGTCTATCAAGGCGCAACCCGCGGCGACCTGCGCGCAACGGTTGATGCGCTGCATGCCCGAATGATCGGTCGCGAGCCGGATCTGACGCTGATCATCGACATGGATCCAGACATTGCACTGGAACGCGGGCTAGCCCGTGGCTCTGGCGAAGACAGGTTTGAAGATTTTGGCGCTGAGTTCCAACACAAGCTACGCGCTGGCTTCCTTGGGTTGGTGCAGGATTTCCCAGACCGCACCCGTGTCATTGATGGCACCAAGGGTGCGCTCGACGTCGCAAAGGAGATCGCGTCTATCGTCGATGCATATCTGGCGGCACAGTCATGA
- a CDS encoding autotransporter outer membrane beta-barrel domain-containing protein produces the protein MTNSPISRQVYLALPILFSSLIAPIAASAQGYPTYGRDPRAEALGAIVGSDLKTFRDAIAQRRGQTGQPSVRQDDTSLTGSSSPSWGGISSAWASVDTKRLSGTYSGNSSNLVFGADAIVGNSLIVGLIGGYNRSSVDLPSGQRVKADGFSVGPYFSARLSDSLSLDGFIGFGKPDYNIDGGQFSGEKTFGNLTLTGSIPLQRAQLSPFISVASVREKLPAFTSVLPIVPYGATEIKSFVATIGTNVNYNPIDKGNLTYLPTAGFEIDYVRNDDGFGNVDSFTTPRLSGGVTIISDTGALNLGANIARTSEGTTTVGASAGYYFQF, from the coding sequence ATGACCAATTCCCCCATTTCCCGCCAAGTTTACTTGGCTCTGCCAATCTTATTTTCGTCTTTGATCGCGCCGATCGCGGCAAGCGCCCAAGGCTATCCGACATATGGTCGTGATCCGCGCGCCGAAGCGCTCGGTGCCATCGTCGGCTCCGATCTCAAGACTTTCCGTGACGCGATTGCTCAGCGGCGCGGCCAGACGGGCCAGCCTTCAGTGCGTCAGGACGACACCAGCCTAACAGGCTCAAGCAGCCCATCTTGGGGTGGCATCTCTTCTGCTTGGGCGTCGGTCGATACAAAACGTCTGAGCGGCACCTACTCGGGCAACTCGTCTAACCTTGTGTTCGGGGCGGACGCCATCGTGGGCAATTCCCTGATTGTGGGGCTGATCGGCGGCTATAACCGCTCTTCCGTGGACCTCCCGAGCGGGCAGCGGGTAAAGGCTGACGGGTTTTCCGTGGGACCCTATTTTTCCGCCAGACTGTCAGACTCGCTCAGCCTCGATGGCTTCATCGGCTTCGGCAAGCCCGACTACAACATTGATGGCGGGCAATTCTCCGGCGAGAAGACCTTTGGCAATCTGACTCTGACCGGCAGCATTCCATTACAACGCGCACAGCTATCCCCCTTCATCAGCGTCGCCTCAGTGCGTGAAAAGCTGCCCGCTTTTACCAGCGTGCTGCCAATCGTCCCCTATGGCGCAACCGAGATCAAAAGCTTCGTGGCCACGATCGGCACAAACGTGAACTACAACCCGATCGACAAAGGCAATCTGACCTATCTGCCAACCGCAGGGTTCGAGATTGATTACGTCCGCAATGATGACGGATTTGGCAATGTCGACAGCTTCACCACCCCGCGCCTGAGCGGCGGTGTGACGATCATCAGCGACACAGGCGCTTTGAACCTTGGCGCAAACATCGCGCGCACGTCCGAGGGGACAACCACCGTCGGCGCGAGTGCCGGCTACTATTTCCAGTTCTAA
- a CDS encoding phage integrase central domain-containing protein: protein MALDAFESRKAELKGDGKAGRWFSPLQLHVLPKLGKVPVSDIDQRDIRDTLAPIWHTKADTAKKAMDRLGICLRHAAALGLDVDMQATDKAKALLGKQRHTVKHIPSLHWRDVPTFYQSLSEGTVTELALRLLTAKSTRQRCKCPSKRGWNVCRLHGAEGGAPFGTAHPNYRHGMRTKEMENVRRLTSLLGRKVRDTIEVVT, encoded by the coding sequence GTGGCGCTTGATGCCTTTGAAAGCCGCAAGGCAGAACTGAAAGGTGATGGCAAAGCGGGTCGTTGGTTCTCCCCCTTGCAACTTCACGTCCTCCCAAAGCTGGGAAAGGTACCCGTTTCAGACATAGACCAACGCGACATCCGGGATACCCTCGCGCCGATCTGGCACACGAAAGCGGATACCGCCAAAAAGGCGATGGACCGTTTGGGCATATGCCTACGTCACGCGGCGGCGCTGGGCTTGGACGTTGATATGCAAGCCACTGACAAGGCCAAGGCCTTGCTGGGTAAACAGCGCCACACCGTTAAGCACATTCCCTCTTTGCATTGGCGCGACGTACCGACGTTTTATCAATCGCTCTCGGAGGGAACGGTGACAGAGCTGGCCTTGCGCTTGCTTACGGCAAAGAGCACACGGCAACGATGCAAGTGCCCCTCTAAGCGAGGATGGAACGTTTGCCGCCTGCATGGCGCTGAAGGTGGCGCGCCGTTTGGTACTGCGCATCCCAACTACCGGCACGGGATGCGTACAAAAGAGATGGAAAACGTTCGTCGTTTGACGTCGCTTCTTGGCAGGAAAGTGCGAGACACTATTGAAGTTGTAACGTGA